The window agggtaattttttttttttttttaatgtaaaaattAATCAGCTCTTTCTCTGTCTGAAATTTCAGGTTATCCTGTTCCACATCCCAGCTACCCTGTCCCTCACCAAGGCTACCCTGTTCCACAGCCCGGCTACCCTTCTCCACAGCCTCCTTACCCACCAAATCACCCCCCTTACCCTGACCCCAATCAGCCTGCTCCTGTTCTTGGATTCCATGCCTACCCTTTTGCCCCAGGGGGTGGTGTGCCTCCCCAGCAGCCCCTACCCCAAGGATATCCAGGACCAAGGCTGGATCCATTGACTTCCCAACAGACACCGGGAGCGGATCCACACGGTCCCATCACTCCCTATTCGCCACGATCCATGGCCATCCCATCTGGACTGCAGTATCTGACCCAGGTAAGGATGATTTTCTCACTGCCACTGGTCtcggattgatttttttttttcgtacAATTTAATATATCGTCATTCGCATAAGGGCTACacatcaaggcggtttacattaCAAAATTAATTTCGCCAGAATTGGGGCCGGATGAGTCCTGCTTTTACCCTTGGTTCATTCTGGGACTCGCGGTACCTGCTTTTCTAAATTCGTAGCTATAGCGGCCGGAGGTGGGGAAGGAGCCAGCACTGGTTTAgcctatccctggtggtccagagcCAGTGGACCAaattaatgttttatttatttattcatgacatttataccccacggcatgctgtcaaaaaagccccAACAAAACAGCCCCTAGACAAAGttgccccctagaaaaaaataacacatcagaaAAAAGATGCTAAACTCAGtgtcgtaccaaggggggggggggggcgtggtccgccccgggtgtacgccgctggaggggtgccgcggcgtgcgcctgttgccctgtctcagtccgagaaAGTTTgcagttcgcatgtgttcactgctccctctgagtctgccccggaacaggttacttcctgttccggggcagactcagagggagcagtgaacacgtgcgaattgcgaactttctcggactgagacagggcaacaggcgcgcgccgcggcccccccccccccccagcggtgtgcacctgggagaggggtcatttcgccgggggggggggggtcgcgctgcacccaggggggggcgcatcggcgatccgccccgggtgtcagctagggtcggaacgccactggctaaactacaagtgaaatcttcagtGATAAAGGCTCCAGTGGcataccagggggggggggggggggggcggtgggggcggtttgccccgagtgcatgccgctggggggggtgccgcgcgccggtcagcatcgttggtttccatgctccctctgccctggaacaggaacctgttccggggcagagggagcatggaaaccaacgacgcggcgcgcagcacccccccagcggcgtgcacccggggggggttctttcgccggggggtgtcccttcgccggggggggggtgtcgcactGCACAGGGGGGGGCGggccgcatcggcgatccgccccgggtgtcagcgcccctcggaacgccactgaaaggctcctaccagcattgcattgtataaagcatatataaattaaccagattctatagctaccaactggtattcatgatctgttctgctgtttaaggaaactattcttccatcgacatgctaattaaaaaaaacaatattgtgaTCATTTTCACAGTCTtacaaccttatcctgtttggcaaggtaagattattaggaaagaaatgcagtgccatattctgggcggcctgatcgggcccttttgttgggggggggggggggggggggggggggggggggctaatttgtcaagggttatttatttattgtgaacacttCTATCCCACAAGATCCCACCgaggcaggctccatgtggcttacaacattcaaGTCAAATAGTAACACAGTAATTCTAGAACAACAGAGAATAAGGcagaagaggggaagggagggaagcaaAAGGATAAAGGGATGAGGAATTGCAGGAGGTCAAGcacagaggtaggtctttagggacttcttgaacaggcTGTGATCGGATAGCTCTCTCAACGATAGTGGTAATgcgtgggcaggccgttttgacagtggctgttatgtcaggggctattatgtcgggagcttttttttgtcggggctattttgactgggtaccgtaccccacattagcctgaagtagactcaagttcaatgtggcttacaaacaaacaataaagtgaataaaacatatgtacagaatataacacaaattacaatgtCGTCACTGGCCTGCTGTGATTGCTGGCTTATGTAGAAAGCAAGGCTGGGTTGATTGTAAACTTTTCTTGTTAGCCTACACAAgtgaggggagaggggaaatcaaaaaaaaaatgtgatttaagaGGGGCGGAAGGTGCTAGGCTTGCTGGGGCAGACACGTGGCTCTCTTCCTGATTAATCGTGTCACGTTGTGGTGTGAAATGTTAGATCACGTGTGCCACGCTCTCCGGCCCTTATACCCATGGGCTGTGGGGTCAATCtagactctctctctccctgtttaCATCCGTCTCCAGCTCACTCGTCTGTCTCTCGTGGTATCTAGCCCATGTTTTATTTGAAAGGCAAGATGAATTAAATCCCCTCGGGGTGGTCTCGTAGGCATTAAGGGGTGCAATTTCAAAAAGCTTATTTTGGGATTTGGCTAGGCAGAGCAAGTGGTATTGCCCTTGGAAGGGACTCCGAGCTGCTGGAAAAATGCCCCCAAATTTGCATGAATCAAGgggcgctccggggggggggggggggtgttgaaggttgaggcgGCTGGGCTGAATTTTCAAAGAAAGGGTGCGTCATACATACAGCTGAGTACCCCCTGATTTGAAAAGCCAATGTGGTCGTGTATTTTGCAAATGAAAATTAGGAGGATTGAACTCGCTTCCGCAATTTGGCAGCAGCCGGGTTTGCTGGTGAAACTTTACCCCTGAAATATCTCTACCGGGATGGAACATTTAAAATAAAGAGTTTATGTCGGTGCCCCAAGTCATTCTGTGCCATCAGAATCTTTCTGGCCATTGATCCCTCCTGCTGCCACTGTTCCGTCTTGCAACAAAAGTGAAAATATCTGTGTTTCTGTCTACTGTTAACGCAACTGTGTCTgggctttctttttcatttttagatTGACCAAATTTTAATTCATCAGAAAGTCGAGCTCCTGGAAGGTAAGAAGTCCATCTTCTTAACTGAGAACCGTGGCCACAGCGCTGGTAGACATACACAAGCCAAAAGAACAGATGACCTACTGCCCATAAAGATGATTTTCGATCGTAGGTCTTGTCCCAGCTGGAAAGTCTCTTATTGACCCGTCCACAGGGATATTTTCCAATCCCAGTTTAACTAATCAAAATGAGTATGTTTGGAATAACTGAAGGGTCTGTTCAGAAAGATGACGGGAGAATAACGGGGCAGATGTGGGCATATTTGCATTTACAGATTGGCTAGGATTTCGGCATGGGGTGCAGGCTTCATGGTTTGTTGttgtttggttgggggggggggggggttatgattgGTTTAGGGCAAGGGTGTCCAACCTCCACCCtcaccaggtcgggttttcaggatttccccaatgaatatgcattgtaGATATTAGACATGTAATCAGTTCCGCTTAGAACATTTTATTAATCAATTCTTGTATTCAAAAATTACAATCTATTAATTTTTGCTCTTTAACTTAATTCCCACATACATACTCTCTCACCATACACGCCATCAACCATCCTAACACATACCCTGCATAAGAACTCACTAATACAATTCAACCCTAACTACTCGCCAGATACCCAGATCAGCTACTGTTTTCACCGTCCATGATCACCATCCGTTGTTTATGCCTTTAAAAATAGTTCTATATAGGCTCAACTCTGTAGTACTCCGTCAGGTATCACTTGATTGTATGCTGTACTCCTTTCAAACTCGTGCAATTAATATCACATTGCTTGAAGGTGATTCACTCCAAATCTCTCCTTAAGGATCACTGAGTATTTGACCGAATAGCATATTCAAATCTTTGAGTTCTCCTCTACTTTTTCCAATCCACATCCCCTCGAAcagaacaccccccacccccctcccccccggctacTGCTCTGTACCCTATATACCGTATATCACACGCATGACCCATGTCTCGTAATGACGTGGAAATAAAGGTGTTGGTTAATAGAGATAATAGAGACCAAGACATTCTATTGCTGCAtttgacccaggggcgtagctacgtgggggcatgggagattacgccctggccccctctacatttgacccccgccgtcgccgcccaccccccgccgcatcaggtaccttgtttgctggcaggggtccctaatccccgccagccgaagagttttcttcagcgccggtcgactccggcgccttcattgtgggatcatcGGTTTCTGAcgcttacgtcctgcaccgtgcacgtAGCCccttgcaggacgtaaggcgtcagaaacagatgatcccacaacgaaggcgccggagtcgaccggcgctgaagaaaactcttcggctggcggggattggggacccctgccagcaaacaaggtacctggggagggggggggggttgcggtggtggtccaaagtggcaggggtgGTGGTTTGCGGTTGCGGGGGCAggagggtcgaaagtggcggggggaggcggctaaataGTGCCCCccgcccaccttgggctctggctctcctcccgccgaggtctggctacgcccctgatttggccACTGTACAGATATTAAGAATgcgcagccagaaaatgtttgtgttttctctgtcttttttttctgggtatcttggggggggggaggggagcaatttTGTCATCATGGGCTATAGATGTCGTtaacccttaattctataaaagtcaccagaaATTGCGCATGCCAATTGGAGCTCATGCCCAATTTtcctgtgcaatttaattgaaaaatgagccataattattgctactaattaggtttaattggcatttacgcgTGGCCCCAAAAAGGGGGTGCGAAAGTGGGAGACTCACGGGCAGATCAGGAGCGTGGTTTTTCAGTTAGGGGCAGAATTATAGAATATTGGCCTACGTGCGTAAATTTAGATGTGTGTATGTGTTGAGTATGAGAGTGGGATGGATTGTAATAACTGCATGAAACGTTCTCCGTTCCAGCTTTCATTAGCTTTGAAACCAAAAACAAATACGAGATCCGAAACAGCATGGGCCAAAAGATCTTCCTCGCCAAGGAAAAGTCGGATTGCTGCACCCGCAACTGCTGCGGATCCCTGCGTCAGTTTGACATGAAGATCCTTGACACCTCAGACAAGGAGGTCATCCGTCTTATCCGACCCTTCCGATGCGTCAGCTGCTGGTGCCCCTGCTGTCTCCAAGAGGTTAGGCAGGGTGGGATgaattgggaggggagggggggcgtcAGGATAGAGCGCGCTGTGTGTGAATCCTAAGTCCACATTTCCGTGCCTAATTTTATGCTCACTCTATTTAAAAATATCTCAAACACTATATCTTAAAGTTTTCACAATTCATCAGTGGCATCTGTCTTCTGTCTCCAGTATGTATTCATAACACAACACTATGTGATAAATGTGGATCTTCAGAATTTAATTGACAGCATACACCTTCTAGGAAGCTTGTTCcaaccacgttttcattggtgcaaatggcgacGCCTAAATTATGAGTGACCCCAGtgcctaagcgctgttctataaaccatgccttatagaatagcgcctttTGTGGTaccatatagaattcaccccttggcagtattctgtaaaggaaaacgGACACTCGATTTCCTCGCTAGAATATTGTCATAACAGGTCACCTGCCCATACCCACAGCCCGCCCAGGCTCACTCTTCGAGAGGGAGATTTAAGACGTGCTCCCCAGTTCAGTTCCACCCACTCTGCCTCACCTTAAATCCCGCAGCACGTACaagcctcctccccctccagcagCAGGAGATGCTTTTAATAAGATGCTCACCAGCTCCACCCACTCTGCCTTCAGGCTACACCCCCTGCCCACTGTTCCAGAGGTAGATTTAAGACATGCTCCCCAGTTCCACCCACTCTGCCTCACCTCAAATCCCGCAGCACCCACAAGCCACCTCCCCCACCAGCAGCAGGAGATGCTTTTGATAAGATGGCTCCCAACTCCACCCACTGTGCCTCCAGGCTCCACCCCCTGCCACACCTCAAATCCCGTAGCACCAACAAGCCGCCTCCCCCTCCGGCAGCAGGAGATGCTTTTAATAAGATGTCATCTCCTCCTTCTGGTCTCACATtaagagctgtgagattttgGAGTTCTTAGTGTGAGACTGgtcctgcagcagcagcaaatgACATCTTATTAAGGTAGCAGTAAGATGACCAGTAATATTCCCCAGCTCAAGTCCCTTGAAAAAGTGGCAGCGAAACGGGCGTCTGTTGGGACAGGTTGAGCTCTTGGATAAGTGGAATGATATTTGTTCTTGCTAAGCTGTTAGACATTTGGATTTCAAGactgtcatatatatatataaaaagaaattttttttcatCGATAGTGGTTTGCCACATATGATAACACAAATTGTGAAAGGAGGGATTTTTTTGGTCTATGATTATCTCAATCATAAAAGGGATTTGCTGATACTAAAATCATTATGCAGTGACGCATAGGGTtatcattttgtgtcctctgaaaaagaggacgtGTCACACCCCTGCCCCTATCACGCCCATACCACGCCCCCACCACGCCCCTTTCAGGTCCTTGTTCCGgcccctattcccctccccccagtcacaTACCCCCCGCGTCCCCCcggtcacatacccccccccccccctcacttactatctagccctggtggtctagtgacgtcttcggggcaggaaacagagggctctttcctgccccgaagacgtcactagaccaccagggaacatggaaggggaggggagaccagaccagaccagacccacggcgccgatcgcccgcacgcacgcccgcgcccacgt is drawn from Microcaecilia unicolor chromosome 14, aMicUni1.1, whole genome shotgun sequence and contains these coding sequences:
- the LOC115457613 gene encoding phospholipid scramblase 2-like; the protein is MSAPGYPVPHPSYPVPHQGYPVPQPGYPSPQPPYPPNHPPYPDPNQPAPVLGFHAYPFAPGGGVPPQQPLPQGYPGPRLDPLTSQQTPGADPHGPITPYSPRSMAIPSGLQYLTQIDQILIHQKVELLEAFISFETKNKYEIRNSMGQKIFLAKEKSDCCTRNCCGSLRQFDMKILDTSDKEVIRLIRPFRCVSCWCPCCLQEMEVQSPPGTTIGFVTQSWHAFLPKFSIQNASKETVLKVVGPCLACSCCGDVNFEVKSLDESQSVGRISKQWSGLLKEVFTDADNFGIQFPMDLDVKIKAVLLGACFLIDFMFFERVGHDKERNTVFS